In Nocardia higoensis, the DNA window CCGTCATCGGCCGCGCCTCCACCCGCATCCCGACCGTCAGTTTCACGGTGGCCGGAATGCAGGCGGAGAAGGTCGCCGCCAAGCTGGCCGACGCACGCATCGGCACGCTCAGCGGCGTGCACGGCGGTAGCAGGCTGCTCGACGCGCTGGGCGTGAACGACGAGGGTGGAGCGGTCACCGTCGGGCTGGCGCCCTACACCACGAAGTTCGAGATCGACCAGCTCGGCCGCGCACTCGGTTCGCTGGAATAGCGGCCCGCTGGAGTAACACTCGCCGATGACGACGGCTCACCGGCCTACGGGCCGGAGTGGGTGGGTCGCGGGGGCGCCGTTCACTCCTCCTGGACGCGCAGCACGACTTTGCCGACGACCTGCCCGGAGTCCAGCAGCTCGTGCGCCAGGCCCGCCTCGGCGATGTCGATCTCGGCGTGAATCACCGGCACCACCGATCCGTCCTCGACCAGCGGCCACAGCCTGGCGCGCACGTCGGCGATGATCTCGGCCTTGCTCCCGGTCCCCGTCGCCGGTCTGTTGCGCACATTGGTGGCGTGCACGCTGCCCCATTTGCCCAGCAACGCACCGATGTTCAGCTCGCCTTTCACCCCGCCCTGCATGCCGATGATCACCAGGTGACCGTGCGGGGCCAGCGCGGCGACATTGCGCGAGAGGTAGGACGCGCCCATGTTGTCCAGGATGACGTTCGCCCCTCGGCCGTTGGTGTGCGCGCGCACCACGTCGACGAAATCCTGTTCGCGGTAGTCGATCAGTACCTCCGCGCCGAGTTCCCGGCAGCGCTCGAGCTTCTCCGCCGAGCCGGCCGTCACCGCCACCTGCGCGCCGCGCTGCTTCGCGACCTGGATCGCGTGCGTGCCGATCCCGCCGCCACCGCCGTGGATCAGTACCGTCTGCCCGGCGTGCAGGCCCGCGGTGGAAACCAGGTTCGACCACACCGTCGCCGCGACCTCCGGCAATCCGGCCGCCGCCCCCAGATCCATGTCGTCGGGGACCGGAAGCAGCTGGGTGGCGGGCACCGCGACCCGCTCGGCGTACCCGCCGCCGGACAGCAGCGCGCACACCCGGTCACCGACCCGCCAGTCCCGTACGCCGTCACCGAGTTCGGCGATCACGCCGGAGCACTCCAGGCCGGGCACGTCGCTCGTCCCGGCGGGCGGCGGGTACTTGCCCTGCCGTTGCAGCATGTCCGCGCGGTTCACCCCGGCGGCCACCACGTCGATCAGCACCTCACCGTGCCGGGGCGAGGGATCGGGCGCTTTCCCCCACACCAGCACTTCCGGTCCGCCGAATCCGTTCAGTTCGATCGCACGCATGTTCTCCATACTGCTCCGTTCGCCGCGCCCGTAGCGATCGAACCCGGAACGCTGCGACCCGCCGTTCGCGATCCGGCACCGTGTGAGTCGAGTCGCAGCCGCGTAATCCGCCGCGAGCAGGTCGGCCGGCGATTTGCGGAATCCGCCCAGCGCGATCGACGCCGTCGGGCTAGCGTTCCACCCGTGAGCAGTTTCATCGACTTCCAGAACGAGATCTACCTGCGCGGACTGGGCGGTGAACTGCCCGAACTGCCGATGACGGCCGACGGGCTCGAGCAGCGCGCCCGCGATGTCCTCGGCGCCGCCGAATACGCCTATGTGGCGGGTAGCGCCTCCTCCGGCCGCACCGCCGCGGCCAACCGCGCCGCCTTCGACAAGCACCGCATCGTGCCCCGCATGCTGCGTGGCACCACCGGCCCCGGCGCCCGCGACCTCTCGGTCGACGTGCTCGGCACCCACTTGGCCGCCCCCGTGCTGACCGCCCCGATCGGGGTGCTGGAACTGGTACACGAGCGCGGCGAGGTGATCGTCGCGGAGGTCACCGAGGAACTGGGCATCGGCTCGGTGCTCTCGACCGCCGCCTCGAGCACCATCGAGGATGTCGGCGCCGCCGCGGGCGAATGGTGGTATCAGCTCTACTGGCCCGCCGACGACGAGTTGGCCCGCTCCTTCGTCGAACGCGCCGAGCGCGCCGGCGCCAAGGCCATCGTCGTCACCGTCGACACCCCGTCCCTCGGCTGGCGTCCGCAGGATCTCGAACTCGCCCATCTGCCGTTTCTGGCGGGCAAGGGCATCGCCAACTACCTGTCCGATCCGGTCTTCCGCGCCAAGCTCCCCATGCCGCCGGAGCAGAGCGAGGACGCGATGCGGATCGCCGTCCTCACCTGGGTCGGCCTGTTCGGCAATCACACCTTGCGCCCCGCCGACATCACCCGCCTGCGCGAATGGACCGATCTGCCCATCGCGATCAAAGGCATCCTGCATCCCGACGACGCCCGCATCGTGGTCGACGCGGGCGCCGACGGCGTGATCGTCAGCAACCACGGCGGTCGTCAACTGGACGGCTCCATCGCCGCCCTCGACGCCCTGCCCGCCGTCGTCTCCGCCATCGGCGACCGCGCCGACGTGCTGTTCGATTCCGGCGTCCGCACGGGCTCGGATGTCCTGATCGCGCTGGCGCTGGGCGCGAAAGCCGTCCTGTACGGCCGCCCGTACGCCTACGGCCTGGCCCTCGCCGGCCGCGACGGCGTCCGCCATGCCCTGCGCCTGCTGCTCGCCGACGTCGACTCCTCTCTCGGCCTGTGTGGCCGGTCCAGCGTCGCCGCCCTCGACCGCTCCGTGCTCA includes these proteins:
- a CDS encoding lactate 2-monooxygenase codes for the protein MSSFIDFQNEIYLRGLGGELPELPMTADGLEQRARDVLGAAEYAYVAGSASSGRTAAANRAAFDKHRIVPRMLRGTTGPGARDLSVDVLGTHLAAPVLTAPIGVLELVHERGEVIVAEVTEELGIGSVLSTAASSTIEDVGAAAGEWWYQLYWPADDELARSFVERAERAGAKAIVVTVDTPSLGWRPQDLELAHLPFLAGKGIANYLSDPVFRAKLPMPPEQSEDAMRIAVLTWVGLFGNHTLRPADITRLREWTDLPIAIKGILHPDDARIVVDAGADGVIVSNHGGRQLDGSIAALDALPAVVSAIGDRADVLFDSGVRTGSDVLIALALGAKAVLYGRPYAYGLALAGRDGVRHALRLLLADVDSSLGLCGRSSVAALDRSVLTTPF
- a CDS encoding NAD(P)H-quinone oxidoreductase; this encodes MRAIELNGFGGPEVLVWGKAPDPSPRHGEVLIDVVAAGVNRADMLQRQGKYPPPAGTSDVPGLECSGVIAELGDGVRDWRVGDRVCALLSGGGYAERVAVPATQLLPVPDDMDLGAAAGLPEVAATVWSNLVSTAGLHAGQTVLIHGGGGGIGTHAIQVAKQRGAQVAVTAGSAEKLERCRELGAEVLIDYREQDFVDVVRAHTNGRGANVILDNMGASYLSRNVAALAPHGHLVIIGMQGGVKGELNIGALLGKWGSVHATNVRNRPATGTGSKAEIIADVRARLWPLVEDGSVVPVIHAEIDIAEAGLAHELLDSGQVVGKVVLRVQEE